Proteins from one Plasmodium cynomolgi strain B DNA, chromosome 10, whole genome shotgun sequence genomic window:
- a CDS encoding WD-repeat protein (putative) — protein sequence MLNSFEGNTQNEIQSTSFRTKKVHTNEYTQDGVANISSNHFAKYDEQISIDKATSNRISCSSSCCGNRSSDFSESRCSYGSSSRASNRGKNHKRRKASEGNHKPSSGDSIWEGLLKKDVILLLIQAIKNMGYKKSAKHLELESGIELEQPIVKEMHKNVLSGKWKNAISNLKSIRVHKKIIKAISFLLYEQCFIEYLYEGKHFAALRCLRNKLAKFCFDEDTYNRLHECTTFFMSMNSTHLTKKRKKNYQTKVKNSRKLLFEKINRLLPEHVILPPRRLAILLHQSLKYQVDNCLFHNNFSEVKLISALLQRKKGRDELDASIEAGAANEANAANGVNAANGVNVANGVNVANGVNVANGVNVANGANVADSVDSADPNANAQKMTRVQPTTPCSAACKAKRYEFKKQKKSDYKNQVDHATNSCLNKKKNTKTEDELNFSVSDFSRYHQNVGGECSLYYHKVNPKSGRADLAGSDAYVRLDDAGADKGIPCELTSNETLLNEALPNETVLNETVLNEALPNETVLNEALPNETLLNKTLLNKTPLNKTLPNEPPPDKPGNYINTTTLLWDDELVGENQFNVTSDQPVRKSTKLKCTLLPREAVEAGFAPGENVHTSLTRESTSDSANVSANVSANTGMNAKVTSATTLFANPFPCLKEAILKKAKSTACRKYAKIASSGPKICTLNGSTSEQQKGEVILGKSTSELIVGKHKIQQGSNISSAKNVINLNDGFVNAQEKGFVIPHDGGNETEGGTRKGDRATLEGCNGADETLHLQAGQDYHNVRQEGKHEEKQKKVREERKKQINRQDGTHNGICEEAGKRKTFTLSLLKNHQCKKIKLPYYCIKILQGHKDEVWYVNVSKNGKYIASASKDKSIILWKGLYPFNKLREWNGHVDGVSYVIWSHNSKYLVSGSNDSNIIIWSPKSNKKKLSLTMHNGPITSIYWSKDDSTIISSAFDKKIYCTKLNKELKGFSVVYAWSFSTRIQNFVFTNNEKYLIAVPSDKNVRVIDFAIKKELYILPEYDTITSVCASSLYNHILVNIADQRPTVKLWDVKHRYIIQTYRGHKQGRFIVHSTFGGKKEDYVISGSEDSLIYIWHKTKGFLLDVINGHAATVSIAIWPLASSKFPYMVSASDDHTIMVWNVHPKATTIRRDSRRRRKKFIHPFLRELTKFRPVAR from the exons ATGTTAAATTCTTTCGAAGGAAATActcaaaatgaaattcaGTCCACTTCGTTCCGCACGAAGAAGGTACATACAAATGAGTACACACAAGATGGAGTAGCCAACATATCAAGTAATCACTTTGCAAAATACGATGAACAGATCAGCATAGATAAAGCTACTTCCAATAGAAT TAGCTGTAGTAGCAGCTGCTGCGGAAACCGAAGTAGCGACTTCAGCGAGAGCCGATGCAGCTACGGTAGCTCAAGTCGCGCCTCCAATCGAGGCAAAAACCACAAGCGCAGAAAAGCCAGCGAAGGAAATCACAAACCGAGCAGCGGAGACTCCATATGGGAAGGACTCCTAAAGAAAGATGTCATTCTCCTCCTAATCCaagccataaaaaatatgggtTATAAAAAATCAGCCAAACATTTGGAGTTAGAAAGTGGCATCGAACTGGAGCAACCAATAGTGAAGGAAATGCACAAGAATGTCCTCTCagggaaatggaaaaatgcaaTCAGTAACTTGAAAAGCatacgtgtacataaaaaaatcataaaggCTATTTCGTTCCTACTATATGAGCAATGCTTTATAGAGTATCTATATGAAGGAAAGCATTTTGCTGCTCTGAGATGTCTAAGAAATAAGCTAGCCAAGTTTTGCTTCGACGAGGATACCTACAACAGATTACACGAGtgcacaactttttttatgtccatGAATAGTACCCACTtgacaaaaaagagaaaaaaaaattaccagaCCAAGGTGAAGAATTCACGTAAATTattgtttgaaaaaataaatcgctTGTTACCTGAACACGTTATTCTTCCTCCGAGGAgactagccattttgcttcATCAGTCACTGAAATACCAGGTTGACAACTGCTTGTTCCATAATAACTTCTCCGAGGTGAAGCTCATAAGTGCGCTTCtgcagaggaagaagggacGAGACGAGCTCGACGCCTCCATCGAGGCGGGTGCCGCCAACGAAGCGAATGCTGCAAATGGAGTAAACGCTGCAAATGGAGTAAACGTTGCAAATGGAGTGAACGTTGCAAATGGAGTGAACGTTGCAAATGGAGTGAACGTTGCAAATGGAGCGAACGTTGCAGACTCCGTGGACTCAGCCGATCCGAACGCCAACGCGCAGAAAATGACGCGAGTTCAGCCCACCACCCCTTGCAGCGCAGCGTGTAAAGCCAAAAGATATGAAtttaagaagcaaaaaaaatcggaTTACAAGAACCAAGTGGACCATGCCACCAACTCAtgtttgaataaaaaaaagaataccaAAACGGAGGATGAACTGAACTTTAGTGTGAGCGACTTCTCTAGGTATCACCAGAACGTGGGGGGAGAATGCTCCTTGTACTACCACAAGGTGAATCCCAAGAGTGGCCGTGCAGACTTGGCAGGGTCAGACGCCTATGTCAGGCTAGACGACGCGGGAGCGGACAAGGGCATTCCCTGCGAGCTTACCTCCAACGAGACGCTGCTAAACGAAGCGCTGCCGAACGAAACGGTGCTAAACGAAACGGTGCTAAACGAAGCGCTGCCGAACGAAACGGTGCTAAACGAAGCGCTGCCGAACGAAACGCTGCTAAACAAAACGCTGCTAAACAAAACGCCGCTAAACAAAACGCTGCCGAACGAGCCGCCGCCCGATAAGCCAGGCAACTATATTAACACAACAACCCTCCTGTGGGACGATGAACTCGTAGGGGAAAATCAGTTTAACGTGACCAGTGACCAGCCCGTAAGAAAAAGCACAAAGCTCAAGTGCACGCTGCTACCGAGAGAAGCAGTGGAGGCGGGCTTCGCGCCAGGCGAGAATGTCCACACGTCTCTCACGAGAGAAAGCACGAGCGACAGCGCGAATGTCAGCGCGAATGTTAGTGCTAATACTGGTATGAATGCCAAGGTGACCAGCGCGACCACACTGTTCGCCAACCCCTTCCCTTGCCTGAAGGAAGCCATCTTGAAAAAAGCCAAGTCCACGGCATGCAGAAAGTACGCGAAGATTGCGAGCAGCGGACCCAAAATATGCACCCTGAACGGATCCACAAGCGAACAGCAGAAGGGAGAGGTCATACTGGGGAAAAGTACAAGTGAGCTCATTGTtggaaaacacaaaatacAGCAAGGAAGTAACATATCGAGTGCTAAAAATGTGATTAATTTGAATGACGGATTTGTTAATGCACAGGAGAAGGGATTCGTAATCCCACACGATGGGGGAAATGAAACTGAAGGAGGTACTAGAAAGGGGGACAGGGCAACCCTTGAAGGATGCAACGGTGCAGATGAGACACTGCACTTGCAAGCGGGTCAGGATTACCACAACGTGCGTCAGGAGGGGaaacatgaagaaaaacaaaaaaaagtgcgagaggaaagaaaaaagcaaattaaCAGACAAGACGGGACCCATAACGGCATCTGTGAGGAGgctggaaaaagaaaaacgtttACCCTGTCATTGCTAAAAAATCAccaatgtaaaaaaataaagctgcCATACTATTGtatcaaaattttgcaagGTCATAAGGACGAGGTGTGGTATGTAAATGTAtcgaaaaatggaaagtacATTGCCTCGGCAAGCAAAGATAAGAGCATAATTCTATGGAAGGGACTTTACCCATTTAACAAACTAAGGGAATGGAATGGTCACGTGGATGGAGTGAGTTATGTCATATGGAGTCACAACAGTAAGTACCTAGTGTCCGGTTCTAACGACTCCAATATCATCATTTGGAGTccaaaaagtaataaaaaaaaattgagccTGACAATGCACAACGGGCCTATCACGTCGATATACTGGTCAAAAGACGATTCTACGATCATATCATCTGCAttcgacaaaaaaatatattgcacCAAGTTGAATAAAGAACTGAAGGGTTTTTCAGTTGTCTACGCTTGGTCCTTTAGCACAAGGATAcagaattttgttttcaccaACAATGAGAAATACCTGATTGCAGTTCCAtcagataaaaatgtacgtGTGATAGATTTtgctataaaaaaggagctatatattttacctGAATATGATACCATCACATCTGTGTGTGCTTCTAGCTTGTATAATCATATCCTGGTGAACATAGCTGATCAGAGACCCACTGTAAAATTATGGGACGTGAAACATAGGTATATTATTCAGACATATCGAGGACACAAACAGGGGAGGTTCATCGTACACTCCACTTTCGGGGGGAAGAAAGAAGATTATGTTATTAGCGGCAGTGAGGATAGCTTAATTTACATTTGGCACAAAACTAAGGGATTTCTTCTAGATGTGATAAATGGACACGCTGCCACTGTCAGCATTGCTATATGGCCCCTCGCGAGCTCCAAGTTCCCCTACATGGTATCCGCCTCGGATGACCACACCATCATGGTTTGGAACGTCCACCCCAAGGCCACGACCATCCGCAGGGACTCCCGGAGACGACGGAAAAAGTTCATCCACCCCTTCCTGCGCGAGCTCACCAAGTTTCGCCCGGTCGCGCGGTGA